The DNA segment TGGTCGTGGCTCAGGCAGAGGATCCGGTGCCGGAAGTGGCAGTGGAGCTGGTGCCGGTAGTGGCAGTGGATCAGGTAGTGGAGCCGGTGCCGGTAGCGGCAGTGGATCAGGCAGTGGAGCCGGTGCTGGACGTGGATCAGGCAGTGGAGTTGGTGTAGGCAGTGGTCGTGGCTCAGGCAGAGGATCCGGTGCCGGAAGTGGCAGTGGAGCTGGTGCCGGTAGTGGCAGTGGATCAGGTAGTGGAGCCGGTGCCGGTAGTGGTCGTGGCTCAGGCAGAGGATCCGGTGCCGGAAGTGGCAGTGGAGCTGGTGCCGGTAGTGGCAGTGGATCAGGTAGTGGAGCCGGTGCCGGTAGCGGCAGTGGATCAGGCAGTGGAGCCGGTGCTGGACGTGGATCAGGCAGTGGAGTTGGTGTAGGCAGTGGTCGTGGCTCAGGCAGAGGATCCGGTGCGGGAAGTGGCAGTGGAGCTGGTGCCGGTAGTGGCAGTGGATCAGGTAGTGGAGCCGGTGCCGGTAGTGGTCGTGGCTCAGGCAGAGGATCCGGTGCTGGACGTGGCAGTGGAGCTGGTGCCGGTAGTGGCAGTGGATCAGGTAGTGGAGCCGGTGCCGGTAGCGGCAGTGGATCAGGCAGTGGAGCCGGTGCTGGACGTGGATCAGGCAGTGGAGTTGGTGTAGGCAGTGGTCGTGGCTCAGGCAGAGGATCCGGTGCCGGAAGTGGCAGTGGAGCTGGTGCCGGTAGTGGCAGTGGATCAGGTAGTGGAGCCGGTGCCGGTAGCGGCAGTGGATCAGGCAGTGGAGCCGGTGCTGGACGTGGATCAGGCAGTGGAGTTGGTGTAGGCAGTGGTCGTGGCTCAGGCAGAGGATCCGGTGCCGGAAGTGGCAGTGGAGCTGGTGCCGGTAGTGGCAGTGGATCAGGTAGTGGAGCCGGTGCCGGTAGCGGCAGTGGATCAGGCAGAGGATCCGGTGCCGGAAGTGGCAGTGGAGCTGGTGCCGGTAGTGGTAGTGGATCAGGCAGTGGATCCGGTGCTGGACGTGGATCAGGCAGCGGAGTCGGTGCCGGAAGTGGTCGTGGCTCAGGCAGAGGATCCGGTGCCGGAAGTGGCAGTGGAGCTGGTGCCGGTAGTGGCAGTGGATCAGGTAGTGGAGCCGGTGCCGGTAGTGGCAGTGGATCAGGCAGTGGAGCCGGTGCTGGACGTGGATCAGGCAGTGGAGTTGGTGTAGGCAGTGGTCGTGGCTCAGGCAGAGGATCCGGTGCCGGAAGTGGCAGTGGAGCTGGTGCCGGTAGCGGCAGTGGATCAGGCAGTGGAGCCGGTGCCGGAAGTGGCAGTGGAGCTGGTGCCGGTAGTGGCAGTGGATCAGGCAGTGGAGCCGGTGCTGGACGTGGCAGTGGAGCTGGTGCCGGTAGTGGCAGTGGATCAGGTAGTGGAGCCGGTGCCGGTAGCGGCAGTGGATCAGGCAGTGGAGCCGGTGCTGGACGTGGATCAGGCAGTGGAGTTGGTGTAGGCAGTGGTCGTGGCTCAGGCAGAGGATCCGGTGCCGGAAGTGGCAGTGGAGCTGGTGCCGGTAGTGGCAGTGGATCAGGTAGTGGAGCCGGTGCCGGTAGCGGCAGTGGATCAGGCAGTGGAGCCGGTGCTGGACGTGGATCAGGCAGTGGAGTTGGTGTAGGCAGTGGTCGTGGCTCAGGCAGAGGATCCGGTGCCGGAAGTGGCAGTGGAGCTGGTGCCGGTAGTGGTAGTGGATCAGGCAGTGGAGCCGGTGCTGGACGTGGATCAGGCAGTGGAGTTGGTGTAGGCAGTGGTCGTGGCTCAGGCAGAGGATCCGGTGCCGGAAGTGGCAGTGGAGCTGGTGCCGGTAGTGGCAGTGGATCAGGTAGTGGAGCCGGTGCCGGTAGCGGCAGTGGATCAGGCAGAGGATCCGGTGCCGGAAGTGGCAGTGGAGCTGGTGCCGGTAGTGGTAGTGGATCAGGCAGTGGAGCCGGTGCCGGAAGTGGCAGTGGAGCTGGTGCCGGTAGTGGCAGTGGATCAGGTAGTGGAGCCGGTGCCGGTAGTGGCAGTGGATCAGGCAGTGGAGCCGGTGCTGGACGTGGATCAGGCAGTGGAGTTGGTGTAGGCAGTGGTCGTGGCTCAGGCAGAGGATCCGGTGCCGGAAGTGGCAGTGGAGCTGGTGCCGGTAGTGGCAGTGGATCAGGTAGTGGAGCCGGTGCCGGTAGCGGCAGTGGATCAGGCAGTGGAGCCGGTGCTGGACGTGGATCAGGCAGTGGAGTTGGTGTAGGCAGTGGTCGTGGCTCAGGCAGAGGATCCGGTGCCGGAAGTGGCAGTGGAGCTGGTGCCGGTAGTGGCAGTGGATCAGGCAGTGGAGCCGGTGCTGGACGTGGCAGTGGAGCTGGTGCCGGTAGTGGCAGTGGATCAGGTAGTGGAGCCGGTGCCGGTAGCGGCAGTGGATCAGGCAGTGGAGCCGGTGCTGGACGTGGATCAGGCAGTGGAGTTGGTGTAGGCAGTGGTCGTGGCTCAGGCAGAGGATCCGGTGCCGGAAGTGGCAGTGGAGCTGGTGCCGGTAGTGGCAGTGGATCAGGTAGTGGAGCCGGTGCCGGTAGCGGCAGTGGATCAGGCAGTGGAGCCGGTGCTGGACGTGGATCAGGCAGTGGAGTTGGTGTAGGCAGTGGTCGTGGCTCAGGCAGAGGATCCGGTGCCGGAAGTGGCAGTGGAGCTGGTGCCGGTAGTGGTAGTGGATCAGGCAGTGGAGCCGGTGCTGGACGTGGATCAGGCAGTGGAGTTGGTGTAGGCAGTGGTCGTGGCTCAGGCAGAGGATCCGGTGCCGGAAGTGGCAGTGGAGCTGGTGCCGGTAGTGGCAGTGGATCAGGTAGTGGAGCCGGTGCCGGTAGCGGCAGTGGATCAGGCAGAGGATCCGGTGCCGGAAGTGGCAGTGGAGCTGGTGCCGGTAGTGGTAGTGGATCAGGCAGTGGAGCCGGTGCTGGACGTGGATCAGGCAGTGGAGTTGGTGTAGGCAGTGGTCGTGGCTCAGGCAGAGGATCCGGTGCGGGAAGTGGCAGTGGAGCTGGTGCCGGTAGTGGCAGTGGATCAGGTAGTGGAGCCGGTGCCGGTAGTGGCAGTGGATCAGGCAGAGGATCCGGTGCCGGAAGTGGCAGTGGAGCTGGTGCCGGTAGTGGTAGTGGATCAGGCAGTGGAGCCGGTGCTGGACGTGGATCAGGCAGTGGAGTTGGTGTAGGCAGTGGTCGTGGCTCAGGCAGAGGATCCGGTGCCGGAAGTGGCAGTGGAGCTGGTGCCGGTAGTGGCAGTGGATCAGGCAGTGGAGCCGGTGCTGGACGTGGCAGTGGAGCTGGTGCCGGTAGTGGCAGTGGATCAGGTAGTGGAGCCGGTGCCGGTAGCGGCAGTGGATCAGGCAGTGGAGCCGGTGCTGGACGTGGATCAGGCAGTGGAGTTGGTGTAGGCAGTGGTCGTGGCTCAGGCAGAGGATCCGGTGCGGGAAGTGGCAGTGGAGCTGGTGCCGGTAGTGGCAGTGGATCAGGTAGTGGAGCCGGTGCCGGTAGTGGCAGTGGATCAGGCAGAGGATCCGGTGCCGGAAGTGGCAGTGGAGCTGGTGCCGGTAGTGGTAGTGGATCAGGCAGTGGAGCCGGTGCTGGACGTGGATCAGGCAGTGGAGTTGGTGTAGGCAGTGGTCGTGGCTCAGGCAGAGGATCCGGTGCTGGACGTGGCAGTGGAGCTGGTGCCGGTAGTGGCAGTGGATCAGGTAGTGGAGCCGGTGCCGGTAGCGGCAGTGGATCAGGCAGTGGAGCCGGTGCTGGACGTGGATCAGGCAGTGGAGTTGGTGTCGGCAGTGGTCGTGGCTCAGGCAGAGGATCTGGCACCGGAAGTGGTAGTGGAGCCGGTGCCGGTAGCGGCAGTGGATCAGGCAGTGGAGCCGGTGCCGGAAGTGGTCGGGGATCAGGTAATAGTCACTAATTTCAAGGAACAAACCCATTAATTACCGTTATTTCTAGACGCCCTTACTCCacatgcaaaatagaaaaatgagatgaaatgaaatgaatttgtttactataatttatattatctgtttaatttttcaggAGCTGGTTCTGGAGTAGGTCTTGGAATCGGGGTGGGAAGTGGTAAAGGAAGTGGCTGGAGTCATACTTTGGGTAATCATTTGAGTTCATGCCCTTGACCGCCATAACATGATCCTCATATCATATAATCCATTATCTTTCAGGACCCAGAAGCCAGTTATGGATCGGTGTCATGCAGGATGGCGTGTGCACTTGCCTCGCACGACTCCCCAGAGACTAGATTGTCAATTAATAAGGACTCATAAATCTCATAAAGTAGTTCAAgtaaatcgcgaaaaactcataATCTATGAAGTTCATTCCCTCAGTAACTTTAGTAATGAGATTGTATGATAGTTCATTCTTTTAGTAATTCGTGCTGCGAATACGATGCAGTTCAATAGCGTAATGGATTCATTTTACCACATTGCACCTCTATTAGACAAAAAAATCTGCACCTTAGAAAAATCACTATATGCACTTATTTTATACTTATTCAATCACTTTCGcactttaataaatttatttatgcaCTGCAGCATTTATTTCTTATGACCCTTCTCCTCCTCTAGAATCCTGCAAAGTATTTTCCATCAATATATGTATGCAATCAACGAACATGACCAACACTATTCTCATGCCGAAAAACTGTCTAAGAAACTACTATGCAAATTTGTGTTTACGTAAACACAATTTCACTTAATCCGCCAAACAGTAAACGTTGAATCTGGCTCCATCTGGCGTTCACAGTACCGTACTGAAACGCCTGGAAATTGGCGCAGGCGCTCTGTCAACTGGAGTCTAGCTGCGCGTACCGGCGTACACAGTTACCTTTTGCATGTGAACCGAGAGAATATAAAAGTAGAGACAAGGTCACCTTGACTGACAGAACCTCTACGAGGCTTGACCGTGCCGGTTGTGAATTCAGGTTAGTCTGACTTTTGATAAATCTCTGCCAAATCCATAGCTGTTATTATCCTAGAACTTTGTAATTGCTGTTTTCATTTAAAGAaggtaaaaatttattttcaatcattcattaattcactTGTCAATGCACATCACCAATTGCATCAGATCACGCTTCTGTTCGATATTTGATCGATTCTCTCCTAAAGGATAATTGTTCCTTTCTCTTTGAAAAATAGGATTTCATCACCCAGACGAAATTCTccgatatttccctgtttagTATCATTAAGAGGTGTCAAGGTCACTTctttcagaattttcaaacaaattcccagttcaaacttctctatatttttttaatatcttcgAAACAGtctaaaaatgattgaaacaCCTAAAGCATTATCCACACATTATCTTTCAATTAGGTGTCAATGTCCACACGTGATAAATTGCATCAGATCCTGTATCAGTTCAATAATTCGTCAATTGTCCCCGgaacaataattattgattctCATTTAAAACTAAAGCCTGTTCATGACCTAATCCTCATTTCATTAACTTTCCCATATTTTCATAGATTTATTTCTATTCTTCCTAGTGACGATAATAAGTCACAGAAATTTTCTGCCTAcacttatcaatattttttaaatcctagAGAGATCAATGTGCTCCAActagaaaaaatatcttttagcagaaaattaaacaaagaatcataaaaatcattgtcGTTCTTTTTACTCTTCCCAACttggaaataaatttatcatttgacTTCAGTCTACTCTCATGTCAATAGCAAGATAACAAATTGTATTTTATAAGTCAAAAAATACCCattgataaatcaataaattattatcattaaaaaaagacAATATTGCCCGAGGAACTCTACTCCCTACTGTATACTCACCTCCGAAATGAGGGAGTGGACTTCCCCACATGCGGATGGTCACGTACACTTGGGGTATTTTGGTCTCTGACTGTTGTGACTCTGAGTCTTCGAAACTCATTAATGACTTTCAAATTGAACGTTGATCTACAAACGATATTTTGTTTCAGAGAAGGGAAtacaacaataaataaaaatgagtacCTTAAAAGAGAAATTACTGAGTGTTGTGACGGAGCCAGTGACTACAGGCAAGAATAAAATTACTGTAGTGGGGGTTGGACAAGTTGGGATGGCCTGTGCCTTCAGCATTCTAACAAACGtaactatttattttcataattatttactcATTACCATTTCATGATtcaaattattccataaattagaaaattatccCCAGCGATTGATTTTGTaacgaaattatttattttgttgcaGAATGTTTCCCACGAAGTTGTTCTCATCGATGTTATGGCGGATAAATTGAAGGGCGAGATGATGGATCTCCAACATGGTAGCTCCTTCTTGAAAAACGCACATATCAACGCTAGCACAGATTACGCAGCTACAGCAAACTCAAGTTTATGCATTATAACTGCTGGTGCACGTCAGCGTGAGGGCGAAACCCGAATTGATTTGGTGCAGCGAAATACAGACATATTTAAAGGAATAATTCCACAACTGGTGAAGTACAGTCCCAATTGCATTCTCCTGGTTGTATCAAATCCAGTCGACATTTTGACGTACGTCACGTGGAAATTGTCTGGCTTTCCAAAAAATCGTGTCATCGGAAGTGGAACGAATCTTGATTCGGCGAGATTTAGATTTTTGCTCTCTCAAAAATTGGGGGTTGCCCCCACTTCCTGCCATGGATGGGTTATTGGAGAGCACGGAGATACAAGTGGTAATTATCCTGTCAACTATTATATACTCTTGGGGCTCAGcgcttttttcatttcattgagAAACCCGGAAAATAATTAGTTGAGGCTTAATTTCATTGATAAGatttgtggtttttttttcgtggcaaaaaaagggaaaaaaactcGCAAAGTATATGTTGTAGTCTGAGTGTGATAAGTATAATCCACAGGATAGTCTGATAGAATCGAGCGGTTATCAATATCTTTTTTTAAGCCATGATTCATGTGATTCTGATAACATGTTATTCGTGATATTCTGGTTCTTTCAAAAATTCTGAGTAATCCAACTTTAATTGGACTTTAATTGGTCGATGACTAGAGCCTCTTAACGCCCACatccatgaaaaaaatcatgaaatgtaATAAAATCCTTCTAAAGACAATGGCAAAAGAAATATGAGAAGCcgtaaaaattaatgtctTGAAATCAgcagaaggaaaatttttcacttaaGAGATTATGCCGTACATCGACAATTCTTTGTTGTACAGTTCCTGTCTGGTCTGGTGTGAATGTTGCTGGGGTCCGTCTACGAGATCTGGACGAAACCGTCGGAACTGACAAGGACCCAGAGAATTATGGCGATATTCACAAACAGGTGGTGCAGAGCGCCTACGAAGTGATTAAACTAAAGGGATATACATCCTGGGCCATTGGGTTAAGTATCGCGAATCTTGCGTCAGCCATTCTCAGAAATTCTGGACAGGTTCATGCTGTATCTACAATATCCACAGTAAGTAGAGTCGATTCGTGAATCACCTCTACATTGCATCATCCTTCGTCTCAccaaatattttatgatttcaggGTCTGCACGGTATTTCGGAGCAAGTCTTCCTCTCCGTTCCATGTGTTCTCGGTGAGACCGGTGTTCAATCAATTGTTCAACAGAAACTCACCGTTCAGGAGCAGAATCTCCTCCAAAAATCAGCAAAGGCGATGCACGAGGTTCAGACAAGCctcaaattttgatttaaaataatttattaatagttgaaaattattgcatttcaattttcttggTGAAATGCCGTCACTCCGTCAGTATTTTCTgtcatttacatttttcaaagGATAACCTTTTTGTATTGtgtgtgaattttttcctttgagAGTTCTCAGATGAATGTTGATATTTAACTGTCatgcatgtttttttttcaattttcttcggtaataaaataaatcatttggaTGTATTACTGTGCATGGAGGAAGAACAACGATCATCTCCATGCACTCGATGTAACTTATACAATACACGTATTCATAAATACtgattaattatatattgTGTGATGTGCAGAATCCTTTTCCATTTCTCTTTTTCTTCTATCATTCATTCAATGTCACCGTATATACATGAAGTGTATATTACCTGAAGTTTGAGTTAATAATGTCGAACAGTTGATAGATTAAATcatgaatgtgaaaagtggactCAAATTTCGGgtaacaaataattattcaaagcaTCATTAGTAAGAAATAATATAGCCGAGTCGTGGGGAATAAAATGCGTCGAAAATTCCCTCTTTTTGGGTGTTTGAGATTAATTGTTTCCAGAAAATCACGATATTATGGAACGTTAACCAAAGAAATCAACGCACTTCGATCATCCACGCGTCAAAATGTTGATCTGAGAATTCAAAACCTGGCGAATTTTCAGTGAGATCACTCGAGCATCAGTTGCaacttattttttcctccgtgcaataataaaaattcattaccgAGGAAAACTATTTCCACCATTATTCAGATCACCCGCATGTCTTCGAGAAGAATTGCTGTGCAAAGTTAGTGATCCAGTGCGGAATGGACAGGACAAAGTAACAATTGTCGGAGCTGGCATGGTTGGTGTTGCCTGTGCTAACGCGATCCTCTTTCAAAGGATTAGCAGTCACATAGCCATCGTCGAcgcatttccaaaaaaattagagGGCGAAGGGATGGACTATTGCCACGGCTCTGTATTTTTAGACGATCCTCACATAGAATTCGACACTAGTAAGTTGGTTGGGAGGAACATGTTTTACTACGTCCCGAAGATGCCTTTTCCGCCTTCATAATAAATAGATTTGATTCAcacatttttttactctgTTAGAACAAATGTTAATTGTTTGTAGATTTTTGCATATCGAGAGAGTCAAAAGTTGTCATAATAACGACTGGTACTCGACAGAAAAAAGGAGAAAGCCGATTGGATCTCGTTCGAAGAAACAGCGAGATAATAAGAAATATCGTCCCACCACTGGTTGAATACAGTCCCAATGCTGTCTTTTTAATTGTATCAAATCCAGGTTGAACCCAAATGATCAATCGTTGTGCAgcagtaattttgaaaatgattattttacgTTTGATACAGTTGACATTTTATCCTGGGTAACGTGGAAAGCGAGTGGTTTACCGGTTAATCGAATAATCGGCACCGGCTGCCATTTGGATACCGCTAGATTTCGATTCTCGATTGCTGATAGACTCGGAGTTTCAGCGAAGTCTGTTCACGGATTTATTATCGGAGAACATGGGGATAGCCAAGGTAAACTCCAAAATACTATAAACATAACATGGAATATTACGCTGTACGAAAACGTAGCTTGTCCCCACTCGTTACGAAATATCGCTTTTTCGATTTTAGTTCCATTGTGGTCAGGTGTTAATGTAGCGGGAGTACTTTTTCGAGATATTATATCGCATGTCGGACTCGAAATGGATGAGGAGGGCTGGAATGAAATGGTCAAGAGCATTATTAAGGCGTGGGTTTGCCTCACAACtcttttaattgaattcaattattcattttaaattaaattgaaggtTTTCTTCCGTCAAATTATTGATAGATTTTTTGTACAACTATTTTAATTTCCTTATTGTCCATACTCTCAATTCACCAGCGGTTCTACAGTCAGATGTTTGAAAGGATATTCCAATACAGCCGTAGGTTTGACAGCTGCTGATATTACAAGGGATATCCTGAGAAATAGTCAAACCGTCAAATCGGTATCCACATTAGTTCAGGTGAGCTCACGTTTAACGCTCAAATCCCGAATAATATTcgtgtgaaataaaaaatatggtaaTTATTCTTTCAGGGACACCATAATATTTGTCACCAAGTATTTCTATCTCTACCTTGTACAATTGGTGCGAGCGGTATCACCCAGGTAGTTCGAATGCGAATGACAGAGTACGAGAAGAAATTGTTGGCTAATTGTgcagaaataatttataacaCACAGAAGACTATCGAAACAGCCTGATGGCAATCATACTTATGTAAATGGAGAAAGgacgataattaattgatgtacaagaagaaaagaaaatgttGACTGAGGTGTTCGATGTGTCATAATGCCATAAATCAATCTCTTCTACAATACATacaaacaaaaatgaaaaaattgtgtatttggaatttttgttttt comes from the Diachasmimorpha longicaudata isolate KC_UGA_2023 chromosome 11, iyDiaLong2, whole genome shotgun sequence genome and includes:
- the LOC135167388 gene encoding fibroin heavy chain-like isoform X4, which produces MRFLLIVVALVTWQGLVSASPRGHRDVKVDLFIEDGKGMDELQIDLGTIEQIEKLDEDAVVTIKEGEHGWSIVSATARAVSGRSSSGSGTGSGSGSGSGSGSGSGSGSGSGAGVGSGSGAGAGRGAGSGSGSGAGAGSGSGSGSGAGAGSGSGSGVGAGSGRGSGRGSGAGSGSGAGAGSGSGSGSGAGAGSGSGSGSGAGAGRGSGSGVGVGSGRGSGRGSGAGSGRGSGRGSGAGSGSGAGAGSGSGSGSGAGAGSGSGSGSGAGAGSGSGSGSGAGAGRGSGSGVGVGSGRGSGKGSGAGSGSGSGSGSGAGRGSGSGVGAGSGRGSGRGSGAGSGSGAGAGSGSGSGSGAGAGSGSGSGSGAGAGRGSGSGVGVGSGRGSGKGSGAGSGSGSGSGSGAGRGSGSGVGAGSGRGSGRGSGAGSGSGAGAGSGSGSGSGAGAGSGRGSGRGSGAGSGSGAGAGSGSGSGSGAGAGSGSGSGSGAGAGRGSGSGVGVGSGRGSGKGSGAGSGSGSGSGSGAGRGSGSGVGAGSGRGSGRGSGAGSGSGAGAGSGSGSGSGAGAGSGSGSGSGAGAGRGSGSGVGVGSGRGSGRGSGAGSGSGAGAGSGSGSGSGAGAGSGSGSGSGVGAGRGSGSGVGVGSGRGSGKGSGAGSGSGSGSGAGAGRGSGSGVGAGSGRGSGRGSGAGSGSGAGAGSGSGSGSGAGAGSGSGSGSGAGAGRGSGSGVGVGSGRGSGRGSGAGSGSGAGAGSGSGSGSGAGAGSGRGSGRGSGAGSGSGAGAGSGSGSGSGAGAGSGSGSGSGAGAGRGSGSGVGVGSGRGSGRGSGAGSGSGAGAGSGSGSGSGAGAGSGSGSGSGAGAGRGSGSGVGVGSGRGSGRGSGAGSGSGAGAGSGSGSGSGAGAGSGSGSGSGAGAGRGSGSGVGVGSGRGSGRGSGAGSGSGAGAGSGSGSGSGSGAGRGSGSGVGAGSGRGSGRGSGAGSGSGAGAGSGSGSGSGAGAGSGSGSGSGAGAGRGSGSGVGVGSGRGSGRGSGAGSGSGAGAGSGSGSGSGAGAGSGSGAGAGSGSGSGSGAGAGRGSGAGAGSGSGSGSGAGAGSGSGSGSGAGAGRGSGSGVGVGSGRGSGRGSGAGSGSGAGAGSGSGSGSGAGAGSGSGSGSGAGAGRGSGSGVGVGSGRGSGRGSGAGSGSGAGAGSGSGSGSGAGAGRGSGSGVGVGSGRGSGRGSGAGSGSGAGAGSGSGSGSGAGAGSGSGSGRGSGAGSGSGAGAGSGSGSGSGAGAGSGSGAGAGSGSGSGSGAGAGSGSGSGSGAGAGRGSGSGVGVGSGRGSGRGSGAGSGSGAGAGSGSGSGSGAGAGSGSGSGSGAGAGRGSGSGVGVGSGRGSGRGSGAGSGSGAGAGSGSGSGSGAGAGRGSGAGAGSGSGSGSGAGAGSGSGSGSGAGAGRGSGSGVGVGSGRGSGRGSGAGSGSGAGAGSGSGSGSGAGAGSGSGSGSGAGAGRGSGSGVGVGSGRGSGRGSGAGSGSGAGAGSGSGSGSGAGAGRGSGSGVGVGSGRGSGRGSGAGSGSGAGAGSGSGSGSGAGAGSGSGSGRGSGAGSGSGAGAGSGSGSGSGAGAGRGSGSGVGVGSGRGSGRGSGAGSGSGAGAGSGSGSGSGAGAGSGSGSGRGSGAGSGSGAGAGSGSGSGSGAGAGRGSGSGVGVGSGRGSGRGSGAGSGSGAGAGSGSGSGSGAGAGRGSGAGAGSGSGSGSGAGAGSGSGSGSGAGAGRGSGSGVGVGSGRGSGRGSGAGSGSGAGAGSGSGSGSGAGAGSGSGSGRGSGAGSGSGAGAGSGSGSGSGAGAGRGSGSGVGVGSGRGSGRGSGAGRGSGAGAGSGSGSGSGAGAGSGSGSGSGAGAGSGRGSGAGSGVGLGIGVGSGKGSGWSHTLGPRSQLWIGVMQDGVCTCLARLPRD